The following proteins are encoded in a genomic region of Pyricularia oryzae 70-15 chromosome 6, whole genome shotgun sequence:
- a CDS encoding aminopeptidase Y: MKTSALLATALLALGGFANDPLTEDKVEADITTKELQNNLWHLNKIARDNGGNRAFGLPGYAASSDYVMERAQTRFYKQMDTYKQYFNHTFEQTREIKLTGPDGADVYVLTLLYNHPTPAGGITAELIDTPVNDATGSGCLESDWTGIDATGKIALVKRGTCAISDKLKLAKAHGALAVVLYNQSPGTPVSSATLGAENIGLLVPVATTSLEVGTEWKSRLAAGESLTVTVLVDSIFEIRETWNIISETKEGDPNSVVVLGAHLDSVQAGPGVNDDGSGTTALLEIMGSVKKYSGFKNKLRFIWWGAEEAGLVGSNFYTSPGQMSEEEADKIRFYANFDMIGSPFPEFVVYQDPDFLEGSAVGSQYLADYLTANGKPATFESFATNSDYYGFLQRGIAATGIFTGAGAPTDPCYHLACDNLENINWDALTVNAKAAGRLAARLALSLDGVPPRKKSSPAKRDARAIRREFQRWAAVEEHSSHAKSCSHKSDNRI, translated from the exons atgaagacTTCGGCCCTTCTCGCCACGGCGCTCCTTGCGCTCGGTGGCTTTGCCAACGACCCGCTGACGGAGGACAAGGTCGAGGCGGACATCACCACCAAGGAGCTGCAGAACAACCTGTGGCACCTGAACAAGATTGCGCGCGACAATGGTGGAAACCGTGCTTTTGGTCTGCCGGGTTACGCCGCCTCCAGCGACTACGTCATGGAGCGCGCGCAGACTCGGTTCTACAAGCAGATGGACACTTACAAGCAG taCTTCAACCACACTTTCGAGCAGACCCGCGAGATCAAGCTGACGGGCCCtgacggcgccgacgtcTACGTCCTGACCCTGCTCTACAACCACCCCACCCCGGCCGGCGGCATCACCGCCGAGCTGATTGACACCCCCGTCAACGATGCCACCGGCTCGGGCTGCCTCGAGTCCGACTGGACCGGTATCGACGCCACCGGCAAGATCGCCCTCGTGAAGCGCGGAACCTGCGCCATCTCGGACAAGCTCAAGCTCGCCAAGGCCCACGGTGCCCTCGCCGTTGTGCTTTACAACCAGAGCCCCGGCACTCCTGTGTCGTCGGCTACTCTCGG TGCTGAGAACATCGGCCTGCTGGTGCCGGTTGCCACCACGAGCTTGGAGGTTGGAACTGAGTGGAAGTCGCGTCTCGCTGCTGGCGAGTCCCTGACCGTCACTGTTCTTGTCGACTCCATCTTCGAGATCCGCGAGACGTGGAACATCATCTCGGAGACCAAGGAGGGA GACCCCAACAGTGTCGTCGTTCTCGGTGCCCATCTCGACTCGGTCCAGGCCGGCCCGGGTGTCAACGACGACGGCTCCGGAACCACGGCTCTGCTCGAGATCATGGGTTCGGTCAAGAAGTACAGCGGCTTCAAGAACAAGCTCCGTTTCATCTGGTGGGGTGCTGAGGAGGCCGGTCTGGTCGGTTCCAACTTTTACACTTCCCCTGGCCAGATgagcgaggaggaggccgacAAGATCCGCTTCTACGCCAACTTTGACATGATCGGCTCCCCCTTCCCCGAGTTCGTCGTCTACCAGGACCCCGACTTCCTCGAGGGCAGCGCCGTGGGCTCGCAGTACCTGGCCGACTACCTGACCGCCAACGGCAAGCCCGCCACCTTTGAGTCCTTCGCCACCAACAGCGACTACTACGGCTTCCTGCAGCGCGGCATCGCCGCCACCGGCATCTTCACCGGAGCCGGCGCCCCCACCGACCCCTGCTACCACCTGGCCTGCGACAACCTCGAGAACATCAACTGGGACGCCCTGACCGTCAACGCAAAGGCCGCCGGTCGCCTGGCCGCCCGCCTGGCCCTCAGCCTCGACGGCGTTCCTCCCCGCAAGAAGTCCAGCCCCGCCAAGAGGGACGCCAGGGCCATCAGGAGGGAGTTCCAGCGCTGGGCCGCCGTCGAGGAGCACTCCTCGCACGCCAAGTCTTGCTCGCACAAGTCGGACAACAGGATTTAA